One part of the Desulfonema ishimotonii genome encodes these proteins:
- a CDS encoding RHS repeat-associated core domain-containing protein produces MPVAMTKGGQRYYLAYDQVGTLRAVTDASGNAVKRIGYDTFGNVISDSNTAFAVPFGFAGGLYDADTGLIRFGYRDYDPDTGRWTAKDPIGFAGGDTDLYGYCLGDPVNWADPEGLRIQLMGTPEQQQYILSQLRQFIYGSLSFNEQGMLSRTPCDNDGSIEADIDELILSENLYRIFAHLSENGWGRSSTVPTNTGADIYFDPDVNANYPSGFLSTSPITPAAELAHELGRATQIQKGEAHGRYGTETRRRSNENAVKRANRAFKRMGMKPRTQY; encoded by the coding sequence ATGCCGGTCGCCATGACAAAGGGCGGGCAGCGGTATTATCTTGCCTATGATCAGGTGGGCACGCTGCGGGCGGTCACGGATGCGTCCGGCAATGCGGTGAAGCGCATCGGATATGATACGTTCGGCAATGTCATCAGCGACAGCAACACCGCCTTTGCCGTGCCCTTCGGCTTCGCAGGCGGGCTGTATGACGCAGACACCGGGCTGATACGCTTCGGGTATCGGGATTATGACCCGGATACCGGGCGGTGGACGGCGAAAGATCCCATCGGGTTTGCCGGGGGCGATACGGATTTGTATGGGTATTGTCTGGGGGATCCGGTGAATTGGGCTGATCCAGAGGGGTTGCGAATTCAACTTATGGGGACTCCTGAGCAACAGCAATATATACTCAGTCAGCTCAGACAGTTTATATACGGAAGCTTATCTTTTAACGAGCAGGGTATGCTTTCACGTACTCCATGCGATAATGACGGAAGCATTGAAGCCGATATTGATGAATTAATTTTGAGTGAAAATTTATATCGGATTTTTGCCCATCTCTCTGAAAACGGATGGGGACGTTCTTCAACCGTCCCAACAAATACCGGTGCAGATATATATTTTGACCCCGATGTTAACGCAAATTATCCGTCAGGATTTCTTAGCACATCGCCTATTACGCCTGCTGCGGAATTGGCTCATGAATTAGGTAGAGCAACTCAAATTCAAAAAGGAGAAGCACATGGTCGTTACGGAACTGAAACTCGAAGACGTTCTAATGAAAATGCGGTAAAGCGCGCCAATCGAGCTTTTAAAAGAATGGGAATGAAACCCAGAACCCAATATTAA